From a region of the Malania oleifera isolate guangnan ecotype guangnan chromosome 12, ASM2987363v1, whole genome shotgun sequence genome:
- the LOC131144078 gene encoding protein DETOXIFICATION 24 isoform X2, with product MDDRMEEQLLPAEGEGDIGSDTKGKIWRESKKMWRIAFPSMVARVSSFGTLVVTQSFMGHISELDLAAYALMQTIGVRFVNGILLGMSSATETLCGQAFGAGQCHMMGIYLQRSWVVDLVTATILVPAFVFAKPIFRILGQEEDIARVAGQISLWFIPFLYCLVFSLTIRMYLQAQLKNMVIGWLSALSFVLHLLLSWIFVEKLNLGMPGAMGALNISSWSVVIGEFIYIFGGWCPHTWKGFTRDAFSDMLPVVKLSVSSGVMLCLELWYNAVLVLIAGYMKHAETAISAFSICLNISTWEFMIFFGFLGAASVRVSNELGRGNAYAAKFSIKVILRVAIGAGLQGVVAIVNICSYYVVGVPLGVLLGYVAHLQITGLWIGMLCGVAIQSSTLIILVWRTNWEYQVSKALERLNKWFIKPSEDTDQNPVQFHNNK from the exons ATGGATGATAGGATGGAAGAGCAACTTCTTCCTGCAGAAGGTGAAGGGGATATAGGAAGCGATACAAAAGGGAAAATTTGGAGAGAATCCAAAAAGATGTGGAGGATTGCATTTCCTTCTATGGTAGCAAGAGTGAGTTCCTTTGGAACTTTGGTGGTTACCCAGTCATTTATGGGACATATCAGTGAACTTGATCTAGCTGCCTATGCGCTCATGCAGACCATTGGCGTCCGCTTTGTCAATGGCATATTG CTGGGGATGTCAAGTGCCACTGAAACTCTTTGTGGGCAAGCATTTGGAGCAGGGCAATGCCACATGATGGGCATCTACCTGCAAAGATCATGGGTTGTTGACTTAGTAACTGCTACAATCTTGGTCCCTGCTTTTGTCTTTGCAAAGCCCATCTTCAGGATTTTAGGACAGGAAGAAGACATTGCAAGAGTAGCAGGACAGATCTCTCTGTGGTTCATTCCTTTTTTATACTGCCTTGTATTTTCCTTGACCATCCGAATGTACTTGCAAGCACAGCTGAAGAACATGGTTATTGGGTGGCTATCTGCTCTCTCATTTGTTCTTCATTTGCTGCTGTCTTGGATTTTTGTTGAGAAATTGAACTTGGGAATGCCGGGTGCAATGGGTGCACTGAATATATCTTCTTGGTCAGTGGTCATTGGAGAGTTCATCTACATTTTTGGGGGTTGGTGCCCTCATACATGGAAAGgattcacaagagatgcattcaGTGATATGTTACCCGTGGTAAAGCTATCTGTATCCTCTGGGGTCATGCTCTG CTTAGAGTTATGGTACAATGCTGTTCTAGTCTTAATTGCTGGCTACATGAAACATGCTGAGACTGCCATATCTGCATTCTCCATTTG CCTAAATATCAGTACGTGGGAATTTATGATATTCTTCGGCTTCCTTGGTGCAGCAAG CGTACGAGTTTCAAATGAACTGGGGAGAGGAAATGCCTATGCAGCAAAGTTTTCCATCAAAGTCATTTTAA GGGTGGCAATAGGTGCTGGTCTGCAGGGTGTAGTTGCAATTGTAAACATTTGTTCATACTATGTGGTTGGAGTTCCCCTTGGAGTTTTATTAGGTTATGTGGCCCATCTTCAAATTACT GGCCTGTGGATTGGAATGTTGTGCGGTGTGGCAATACAGTCCTCGACGCTAATCATCCTCGTATGGAGAACAAACTGGGAATACCAG GTTAGCAAGGCATTGGAACGTCTGAACAAGTGGTTTATAAAGCCCTCGGAGGATACTGACCAAAATCCTGTTCAATTTCATAACAATAAATAG
- the LOC131144078 gene encoding protein DETOXIFICATION 24 isoform X1, whose translation MDDRMEEQLLPAEGEGDIGSDTKGKIWRESKKMWRIAFPSMVARVSSFGTLVVTQSFMGHISELDLAAYALMQTIGVRFVNGILLGMSSATETLCGQAFGAGQCHMMGIYLQRSWVVDLVTATILVPAFVFAKPIFRILGQEEDIARVAGQISLWFIPFLYCLVFSLTIRMYLQAQLKNMVIGWLSALSFVLHLLLSWIFVEKLNLGMPGAMGALNISSWSVVIGEFIYIFGGWCPHTWKGFTRDAFSDMLPVVKLSVSSGVMLCLELWYNAVLVLIAGYMKHAETAISAFSICLNISTWEFMIFFGFLGAASVRVSNELGRGNAYAAKFSIKVILSTSVCLGVIFWILCLAFRHEISHLFTSNEEIAKYVSSLSVLLAFSMLLNSVQPILTGVAIGAGLQGVVAIVNICSYYVVGVPLGVLLGYVAHLQITGLWIGMLCGVAIQSSTLIILVWRTNWEYQVSKALERLNKWFIKPSEDTDQNPVQFHNNK comes from the exons ATGGATGATAGGATGGAAGAGCAACTTCTTCCTGCAGAAGGTGAAGGGGATATAGGAAGCGATACAAAAGGGAAAATTTGGAGAGAATCCAAAAAGATGTGGAGGATTGCATTTCCTTCTATGGTAGCAAGAGTGAGTTCCTTTGGAACTTTGGTGGTTACCCAGTCATTTATGGGACATATCAGTGAACTTGATCTAGCTGCCTATGCGCTCATGCAGACCATTGGCGTCCGCTTTGTCAATGGCATATTG CTGGGGATGTCAAGTGCCACTGAAACTCTTTGTGGGCAAGCATTTGGAGCAGGGCAATGCCACATGATGGGCATCTACCTGCAAAGATCATGGGTTGTTGACTTAGTAACTGCTACAATCTTGGTCCCTGCTTTTGTCTTTGCAAAGCCCATCTTCAGGATTTTAGGACAGGAAGAAGACATTGCAAGAGTAGCAGGACAGATCTCTCTGTGGTTCATTCCTTTTTTATACTGCCTTGTATTTTCCTTGACCATCCGAATGTACTTGCAAGCACAGCTGAAGAACATGGTTATTGGGTGGCTATCTGCTCTCTCATTTGTTCTTCATTTGCTGCTGTCTTGGATTTTTGTTGAGAAATTGAACTTGGGAATGCCGGGTGCAATGGGTGCACTGAATATATCTTCTTGGTCAGTGGTCATTGGAGAGTTCATCTACATTTTTGGGGGTTGGTGCCCTCATACATGGAAAGgattcacaagagatgcattcaGTGATATGTTACCCGTGGTAAAGCTATCTGTATCCTCTGGGGTCATGCTCTG CTTAGAGTTATGGTACAATGCTGTTCTAGTCTTAATTGCTGGCTACATGAAACATGCTGAGACTGCCATATCTGCATTCTCCATTTG CCTAAATATCAGTACGTGGGAATTTATGATATTCTTCGGCTTCCTTGGTGCAGCAAG CGTACGAGTTTCAAATGAACTGGGGAGAGGAAATGCCTATGCAGCAAAGTTTTCCATCAAAGTCATTTTAAGTACCTCAGTTTGCTTAGGGGTGATCttttggattttgtgtttagCCTTCCGTCATGAGATCTCACATTTGTTCACAAGCAATGAGGAAATTGCAAAATATGTTTCCAGCCTCTCTGTTCTACTAGCTTTCTCAATGTTGCTCAATAGTGTTCAACCAATACTCACAG GGGTGGCAATAGGTGCTGGTCTGCAGGGTGTAGTTGCAATTGTAAACATTTGTTCATACTATGTGGTTGGAGTTCCCCTTGGAGTTTTATTAGGTTATGTGGCCCATCTTCAAATTACT GGCCTGTGGATTGGAATGTTGTGCGGTGTGGCAATACAGTCCTCGACGCTAATCATCCTCGTATGGAGAACAAACTGGGAATACCAG GTTAGCAAGGCATTGGAACGTCTGAACAAGTGGTTTATAAAGCCCTCGGAGGATACTGACCAAAATCCTGTTCAATTTCATAACAATAAATAG